Proteins encoded in a region of the Prochlorococcus marinus CUG1416 genome:
- the map gene encoding type I methionyl aminopeptidase, whose amino-acid sequence MKHFADLLLNKNNSKTNDQVPFIQRSRGIEIKSAREINLMKKSSRIVATVLREINDLIKPGMSTKDLDDFAEKRIKSFGAVPSFKGYHGFPSSICSSINNEVVHGIPSKNKIIKNGDLVKIDTGAFLDGFHGDSCISICVGEVSSKAQNLSEVAFKALYAGLSKIKAGNTLLDVAGEIEDIVIKNGFSVVEDYTGHGVGRNLHEEPSVFNFRTNELPNIVLREGMTLAVEPIVNEGSKFCKTLNDRWTVITKDGKLSAQWEHTIVVLKDGIEILTDRDF is encoded by the coding sequence ATGAAACATTTTGCAGATCTTTTATTAAATAAAAATAATTCCAAAACTAATGATCAAGTTCCATTCATTCAGAGGAGTAGAGGAATTGAAATAAAGTCTGCACGAGAAATAAATTTGATGAAAAAATCTAGCAGAATAGTAGCAACAGTTCTAAGGGAAATTAATGACTTAATTAAACCGGGAATGAGCACAAAAGATTTAGATGATTTCGCAGAAAAGAGGATAAAAAGTTTTGGAGCTGTGCCAAGTTTTAAAGGTTATCATGGTTTCCCTTCTAGTATTTGTTCTAGTATTAATAATGAGGTCGTTCATGGAATACCAAGTAAAAATAAAATAATTAAGAATGGTGACTTAGTTAAAATTGATACAGGGGCATTTTTAGATGGCTTTCATGGCGATAGTTGTATATCAATATGTGTAGGAGAAGTTAGTTCAAAGGCTCAAAACCTTAGTGAAGTAGCATTTAAAGCTTTATATGCGGGGCTTTCAAAAATCAAGGCAGGGAATACACTTCTTGATGTGGCTGGTGAAATTGAAGATATTGTTATAAAAAATGGATTTAGTGTTGTCGAAGATTATACAGGTCATGGAGTTGGAAGAAATCTTCACGAAGAACCTTCAGTATTCAATTTTCGAACCAACGAATTGCCAAATATAGTTCTTCGTGAAGGAATGACATTAGCTGTGGAACCTATAGTTAATGAAGGGAGTAAATTTTGTAAAACATTAAATGATAGATGGACGGTTATAACAAAAGATGGAAAATTATCGGCTCAGTGGGAGCATACAATAGTTGTTTTAAAAGATGGTATTGAAATATTGACAGATAGAGATTTCTAG
- a CDS encoding YajQ family cyclic di-GMP-binding protein: MAESFSFDVVSDFERQELVNTLDQVKREISQRYDLKGTDTSVDLDKENIFITTNSELTLNAVNDIIRQKAIKRNLSLKIFDYGEIEIVSGNRVKQTILLKQGIKQEIAKKISKNIRDQIKKINVSINGETLRVSSKSKNDLQLAIKLVSDLEESLNIPLKAANFR; this comes from the coding sequence ATGGCAGAAAGTTTTTCATTTGATGTGGTTTCTGATTTTGAGAGACAGGAATTAGTTAATACTTTGGATCAAGTAAAAAGAGAGATTTCTCAGCGTTACGATCTGAAAGGAACTGATACTTCAGTTGATTTAGATAAAGAAAATATTTTTATAACAACTAATAGTGAACTAACCTTAAATGCTGTAAATGACATAATTAGACAAAAGGCAATAAAAAGAAACTTATCTTTAAAGATTTTCGACTACGGTGAAATTGAAATAGTGAGTGGTAATAGAGTGAAACAGACAATTCTGTTAAAACAGGGCATTAAACAAGAAATAGCAAAAAAAATTAGTAAAAATATTAGAGATCAAATAAAAAAGATTAATGTCAGCATCAATGGAGAAACACTCAGAGTCTCGAGCAAGAGCAAAAATGATCTTCAATTAGCAATTAAACTTGTTAGTGACTTGGAAGAGTCTTTAAACATTCCTCTAAAGGCTGCTAACTTTAGATAA
- the rplS gene encoding 50S ribosomal protein L19, with protein MAKEKQENELENSIKTDGSIDVAVEEKGKNIVSETTKKINYYNLIEEFENEQLKKELPEIYVGDTVKVGVRITEGNKERVQPYEGVVIAKRHGGLNQTITVRRIFQGIGVERVFMLHSPQVASLKVERRGKVRRAKLFYLRDRVGKATRVKQRFDR; from the coding sequence ATGGCTAAAGAGAAACAAGAAAATGAGTTAGAAAACAGCATCAAAACTGACGGATCAATTGATGTGGCAGTTGAAGAGAAAGGAAAAAACATAGTTTCTGAAACTACAAAGAAAATAAATTATTACAACCTTATTGAGGAATTTGAAAATGAACAATTAAAAAAAGAATTACCCGAAATTTATGTTGGAGACACTGTTAAAGTTGGTGTGAGAATTACAGAAGGTAACAAAGAGAGAGTTCAACCTTATGAAGGTGTTGTCATAGCAAAAAGGCATGGGGGTCTTAACCAAACAATTACAGTTAGAAGAATTTTCCAAGGAATAGGTGTTGAAAGAGTATTTATGCTACATAGTCCACAAGTTGCCTCTCTAAAAGTTGAACGTAGAGGTAAAGTAAGGAGAGCTAAGTTATTCTATTTAAGAGATAGAGTAGGAAAAGCTACTCGCGTAAAACAACGCTTTGATCGATAA
- a CDS encoding phosphotransacetylase family protein yields the protein MSNILLIGSCEPFSGKSALVLGIAKRLLQEKKKVRIGKPLATCIELTNLPSMSYEGLIDDDVKFIGSTLNIEEENLISSVGLLDNISAEKRISNKDLLPGKGFDQILELVNDDFEGLNILEAAGSLHEGMIYGLSLPQLAESLDAKVLIVNLWEDCKSVDALLDAKKQLGDHLAGVVLNAVLPQEVETVKNQIISSLDDMNIEVFGVMPKSPLLRSVTVGELVRRLNAEVLCCPEKDQLLVETLSIGAMGVNSAMEFFRRRRNMAVVTGADRTDIQLAALEASTQCLILTGLGEPLSQMIHRAEELEVPILKVELDTLAAVEIIEQAFGHVRIHESIKASYAVQLVQEHVNLKRILEKIDFPCNFSDKC from the coding sequence ATGAGCAATATATTATTAATTGGTTCATGTGAACCATTTAGCGGGAAGTCTGCATTGGTTCTTGGGATAGCAAAGAGACTCTTACAGGAGAAAAAAAAAGTACGTATTGGTAAACCTCTAGCAACATGTATAGAACTTACTAATCTACCTTCAATGTCTTACGAAGGATTAATAGATGATGATGTTAAGTTTATTGGATCTACATTAAATATTGAAGAGGAGAATTTAATTTCTTCTGTAGGATTATTGGATAATATATCAGCTGAAAAACGAATCTCTAATAAAGACTTGCTTCCTGGAAAAGGTTTTGATCAAATTTTGGAATTGGTTAATGATGATTTTGAAGGATTAAATATTCTTGAAGCGGCTGGAAGTCTGCATGAAGGAATGATTTATGGTTTAAGCCTCCCACAACTAGCTGAGAGTTTAGACGCGAAAGTTTTAATTGTGAATTTATGGGAAGATTGTAAAAGCGTAGATGCATTACTTGATGCAAAAAAACAATTAGGAGATCATTTGGCAGGAGTTGTATTGAATGCAGTTTTACCTCAAGAAGTTGAAACAGTTAAGAATCAGATAATATCTTCTCTTGATGACATGAATATTGAAGTGTTTGGAGTGATGCCTAAATCACCTCTCCTAAGAAGTGTCACTGTCGGTGAACTTGTAAGAAGATTAAATGCCGAAGTACTTTGTTGCCCTGAAAAAGATCAATTACTTGTTGAAACATTAAGCATTGGTGCAATGGGTGTTAATTCTGCAATGGAATTTTTCAGACGGAGACGAAATATGGCTGTAGTTACTGGAGCTGACAGAACTGATATTCAACTTGCGGCCTTGGAAGCTTCGACGCAATGCCTCATTTTAACCGGTTTGGGAGAACCTTTGTCACAAATGATTCATAGAGCAGAGGAATTGGAAGTGCCAATTTTAAAAGTCGAATTAGACACTCTTGCTGCCGTAGAAATTATTGAACAAGCTTTTGGTCATGTCAGAATACATGAATCAATTAAAGCTTCTTATGCTGTTCAATTAGTTCAGGAGCATGTAAATCTAAAAAGAATTCTAGAAAAGATAGATTTTCCCTGCAATTTTTCAGATAAATGCTAA
- a CDS encoding PepSY domain-containing protein → MNFLNNSRQFHKALAPWVFLPLFLSAITGLIYRISKDLLGYSRDQVHWLMSLHEGEWLGNNGELIYVFLNSLGVLWMLITGFQMFSKTISFTKKVTKGESKG, encoded by the coding sequence ATGAATTTTTTAAATAATTCTAGGCAATTTCATAAAGCTTTGGCTCCTTGGGTTTTTCTTCCATTATTTTTATCTGCAATTACTGGGCTTATTTATAGGATTTCAAAAGATTTATTAGGTTACTCTAGAGACCAAGTTCATTGGTTAATGTCGCTCCATGAGGGGGAATGGCTTGGAAATAATGGAGAATTAATATATGTATTTTTAAATTCTCTTGGAGTTTTATGGATGCTCATAACAGGATTCCAAATGTTTTCAAAAACAATTTCATTTACCAAAAAGGTTACTAAAGGCGAGTCAAAGGGTTAA
- a CDS encoding SDR family oxidoreductase codes for MTNTMENEKTIGITGASGALGQELIKLFRQKGHKVIGFTHSKTNPEKNFASPNEWIKWECGKESTLKKHLRKIDILILNHGIYNLSRENLNYENSIEINALSKFRFLNLFEDIALTNKSLIKKEIWINTSEAEILPALNPSYEISKSLIGKLVSFKKNLLNKDTKKKLIIKKIILGPFKSELNPIGIMSPKFVSKRIYDLANSKSHLIIISPNPLTYLLFPLKELFIFLYCQLIYKYKS; via the coding sequence ATGACAAATACAATGGAAAACGAAAAAACTATTGGAATTACTGGGGCTTCGGGAGCACTAGGGCAAGAACTAATAAAGTTGTTTCGTCAGAAAGGACATAAAGTGATTGGATTCACTCATAGTAAAACCAATCCTGAAAAAAATTTTGCATCTCCTAACGAATGGATTAAATGGGAATGCGGGAAAGAATCAACATTAAAAAAGCATCTAAGAAAGATAGATATTTTAATTTTGAATCACGGCATTTATAATTTGAGTAGAGAAAATTTAAATTATGAAAACTCAATCGAAATAAATGCATTAAGCAAATTCAGATTTTTAAATTTATTTGAAGATATTGCCTTAACAAATAAGTCATTAATAAAAAAAGAGATTTGGATTAACACATCTGAAGCAGAAATATTACCAGCCCTAAATCCATCATATGAGATAAGTAAATCCCTAATTGGCAAATTAGTTTCTTTCAAGAAAAATCTTCTTAACAAAGATACTAAGAAAAAATTAATTATAAAGAAAATCATCTTAGGACCTTTCAAATCAGAACTAAATCCTATTGGGATTATGAGTCCCAAATTTGTTTCCAAGAGGATTTATGATTTAGCCAATTCGAAAAGTCATTTAATAATAATTAGTCCAAATCCATTAACTTACCTACTTTTCCCCTTGAAAGAGTTATTTATTTTTTTGTATTGCCAACTTATCTATAAGTACAAATCTTAG